The Hornefia porci genome contains the following window.
GCTCTTTGTATTATTGATATTTCAAGCATTTCGGTAGTTGAGCACGCATTATATAGCTATAGAAAGAAAGTCACATGAAAACATCGTAACTGATCAAGATACTAAACAAAGCGAAGAAAAAAGCCACTTAGCAGAATATGGCGTTGAACACGCTAAAGACGGGCCTCTCAACGCACACAATTTTACTCACTCCAGAACTAACTGCAATCACCGCGAGGAGAACACTGAAACGTTTGTCGACTTTATGGACGCATAAAAAGCATGGCAAAAGTGTGGCAGGTTTGGCAAAAATATGGCAGTTTTTTGAGCATATTCGTAAGCATTTGAAAACCCTTATATACGACAAAAGCCTTGAAAATTCAACCATGCCGGCTGTTTTCAAGGCTTTTCATCATTACCATTGGTGCGGTCTAAGGGATTCGAACCCCCATGAGTCTCCTCACACGGACCTGAACCGTGCGCGTCTGCCAATTCCGCCAAGACCGCTTATTTCCTTTTGTTTCCGCGCTTCATCAGCACGCAAATATTATTATACACGAAAATGAAAGGAATGCAAGCATTAATTTAAATTTTTTTCATCTCGGCTGCGGAACCGGGCCGCCGCCCGCTGCGGCGGCCGTTGCAGCGGCGATTTCAGCTGGTACGGGCCATCTCCGCTCCGGTCGTATCCTTTTCAGAATCTGCCTTATCTTCCTTTGTTCCCGACTCCCTCATCGCAAAACAGCATGCGAACAGCAGAACCGCCGTGATGACTGCGACGGTATAGGAGCTGTCGCCTAAGCCAAGGCGCAGAGTCAGCGCTTTTACGGCTGAAATAATAAACGGAGTCACGAACTGCGCGGTGTAGAGAGATACAGAAAGCATGGGCATCACCGTAGTCGCCGCACTTTTCCCCGCCTGCATCGACGCCGCGGTCATAATATACGGAACTCCGACGCCGTTGGCAAATCCCACCATGAAAGAGCCGGCCAGCACGCCTGCCCAGCCGCCCGCAAACCGCAGGCAGAGATATCCGGCAAGGAAGAATACCGGCGCAGAGAATTTCGCGTTCCGCCCCAGTCCTTTTCGCAGAGGAGCCGACGCGAGGCCTCCGAAGAATCCGAAAACATCCATCGCGGCCATAATCACCGCAATGAAATGCTGCGGAATGATTCCCTGCTTCGCCGTCTCCATCGCAAAGTCCGCAGGATAGATAAAGAACGTTACCATCACCAGAAATATGGCGACAACGAAAATCAGATACCGGCGGAACGCGCCCCTTTCTTTAACATCTTTTCCGGAATCATAGATTCGTTCGTTCGGCATCCAGAACAGGCAGAGCACCACACTGATGAGTCCGAGCAGATAGACCAGAAAGCTGAATCTCCAGCTGACCATTGCCAGTCCGCCCGCGATCAGCGTAGCGACCACGCCTCCCAGCATATTCATCGCGGAAGCATAGCCCATCAGCTCCGCCTGCTTATCCTTTGTGAAATAAAAGGAAATCAGGCCCGTGGAAAGCGGCATCAGGATGCCGACGCCGACGCCGACCAGTCCGCGGCAGATCAGAACCAGGCGGATATCGCTGAACGCGCCTGCCAGACATCCGAACACGACGTAGAAGCCGAGTCCGATCAGAAGCATGGTGCGCGCCCTCAGCCGCCTGCTCAGAGGTTTAAAGAGAAAAAGGTTTGTCAGCGCAATGAACACTGCCGGCATGCTGATGATCATCTGCACATAGATCGGATCCGTATCGCGGAAATGCTCCTGAATCAGGTTCAGCGCCGGCGCCACCGCCGCGCCCGCCATTACAGTCAGAAGAGACAGGGACAGAATCGACGCCGCCAGTCTCCACCGCCTGTGGTTCGTAATAAGTTTTATCATATAGTTCACTACCTCCTGTTCCTGACGAAAGAAAAGAGCGCAGGCCCGTTTGGACTTACGCTCTTCGCTACTCAACTTTTGCTATTTTATCACATAGAATTTCAAAAAATCAACCCCTGTTCCGGATGTTTTTCTGCAGATTTTGCAGTATCTGCAAGAGAGAAAAGACTTCTTCCTCATCCATATCGCGGAAGGCAATGGAGCACCAGTCCCGCAGAGAATCCGTGATTTCCCTTCTCTCCTCTCCCCCTTTTTCTGTCAGATGAAAGAGCCATGACCGTCCATCCTGCGGATTCCGGCTGCGACGGACTCGTCCCTGTTTCTCCAGGATTTGCAGCGTTCTGGTCATTACACTCTTATCATAATATACAGTCTGCAGAAGACTGTCTGCGGTCTGCCCGTCCCTCTCGTACAGAGCAAGAAGCACAAGAGCCGCCGCCACAGTCAGCTCCCGCGGAGCAAGTTCAGCTTTGAGAAACCCTTTGAACTGACGGTCATAATCCATCATAATCCGTCCGATACTCATATAGCATTCTGACATGCCTGCCTCAGTCATTTGAGTTCTCCTCTCTTCTTTTCCGATACATCAGGAGCAGAAGCAGGCCCGCGCCGGATGCAGTCGCAGTCATGATGAACACCTGGCGGAAACCGCTGTTAAGAGCGCTCTGATATGTCTTCCGTATTTCCGGCGACCGTCTGTCGATCTCCTTCATATAATTTGTTTCTGCGGCTGCAAGCGCCCCCGGTACCGCCTTTTTCATGATTCTCAATTTCCTTAACGTATCCCTCGCTTCCCTTTTTCCTTCCTGAACGCCGGCAATCGCCTTTGCCATCTGCGCTTTCTGATATTTAAGCTTATCCTGCTTCTGTCGGATCTTTCTCTGTGCGGCGGTCAGCGACGCAATACCACTATCCATCTTTTTTTCCGTCCGGGCGAGCTCTTCCTGTTTCCTCTGAAGCTTTTCAAGCTGCGGCTTCATTTTCTCTTTCACAAAGGGAACCTGCTGCGCATCATAAGCCTTCTGCATCTCCTTCAGACCTTTGCTTACGCCCTGATATCCCTTATGCACGCCGGCACGGCCTTTTTTCATTTTCTTCAGCGCCTCGGATTGTTTCGACAAAGCCCGGTTCATTCCATCGATCCCTTGCTGCATTCCTGATTCTGCTTCCCGCATCCTCCGGATGCTCTGATCCATCCCCCGGATTCCGGACCGCACGCCGGATTCTCCCTTACTGATTCCACGGTCAATCTTTTTCTGTATCTGAGGACTCATTTTCTCAAACATATAGCGGGCCATATCCTTTGTATTCTCGGTAATAGTCGTCACATCGGAATTCTTCAGCTCGTTCAGCAATGCTTCCGGAATTTCCGTGCCGCCCCCGGATGCGTTCATGTCAATCTGTATGCGAGTCATAGAATCGAAATCCGGCACATTCTCCACGCCCTGCGATCTCATCACCTTTGTGAGTTCCGCCGCATACGGAAGCCGGGGAACGTTCACTTCCTTAGGCATAAGCTTCATAACATCGTCGGAGATTCCCGCTCCGGCATGCGCGATAAAGCCTACCATGACTGCCGGTGCAATTACTGTCCCCAGAGACCGGACAAGTGACAGCGTCGCAAGTGCGGAGTTCGCCTCTCGCTCATCCGTTTCCCACAGCATCATGTAGTTCAGCGGTGCTCCCATGGTAAATCCGATTCCCAGCCCGATAAACATCAGAGCGGCGATAACATTCGGCCAGCCCGGATCGACTGTTGTGGAAAAGATGACCGTCAGAGACCCGAGGATTGATGCAATCAGTCCCGCTCCAAGGACTGCCCTGGGTCCGAACCGATCCGTCAGGCGTCCGGAAAACGGCGCTCCCACCCCCGCAAACACGCCGAGTATGATGACAAAATACCCTCCCTTGCCGGAAGGCACCTCCATAGCGTTTTCGCAGAGTTGAGGCACAAAGATCACGCCCATGAGCACGATTCCGGTGATGATGGAAACACCCAGTGTGATAAGAATCCTGGGATTCGAGAAATAATGAAGATTCATGACCGGATCAGCAGCCCGGCGCTCTATCCGGACAAACACCGGAAGCAGCGCTAAAAAGATCAGAAGATACGGGTAAACGTCTGTACTCTGCAGTGTTTCCCGGAAATTGAAAAAATCGATATTTTTAAGGCCGTACATAATGCACAGTACCATGATGACCAGCACGCAGATCCCCGTTCCGTCGATCGGGTCGCACGACTTTTCCTTTGTATTCGGAAGACAAAAAAATCCCGCGGCCAATATGAATACTGCAATCGGCACATTGACAAAGAAAATAAATTCCCAATGACCGGTTCCGAAGAAGTCCATCACGGCACTTCCGACACTGGCACCGAAAATATTCGCTATTCCATAGACTCCGCCCACCATTCCCAGCGCCATTCCGCGCTTTTCCTCCGGAAATGTCGTCCCGAATTCCGCCGTTGCCACAGGCATAATTCCGCCGCCGCCTACGGCCTGGACCACCCGGGCGATCAACAGTGCAGTGAAGCTGTTCATTCCGTGGGAAAGCCCGCAGAACAGAGAACCGCCGCCGAACAGAAAAATACTCAGCAGATAGATCGTTCTGCGTCCCATTCGATCGGCCAGTTTTCCCATCACGGGAATG
Protein-coding sequences here:
- a CDS encoding MFS transporter, with the protein product MKERSKLNFGLILTVYLLGIFMGALDTGIVTPARTVIQESLNVGDKAGIWMITVYTLAYAASIPVMGKLADRMGRRTIYLLSIFLFGGGSLFCGLSHGMNSFTALLIARVVQAVGGGGIMPVATAEFGTTFPEEKRGMALGMVGGVYGIANIFGASVGSAVMDFFGTGHWEFIFFVNVPIAVFILAAGFFCLPNTKEKSCDPIDGTGICVLVIMVLCIMYGLKNIDFFNFRETLQSTDVYPYLLIFLALLPVFVRIERRAADPVMNLHYFSNPRILITLGVSIITGIVLMGVIFVPQLCENAMEVPSGKGGYFVIILGVFAGVGAPFSGRLTDRFGPRAVLGAGLIASILGSLTVIFSTTVDPGWPNVIAALMFIGLGIGFTMGAPLNYMMLWETDEREANSALATLSLVRSLGTVIAPAVMVGFIAHAGAGISDDVMKLMPKEVNVPRLPYAAELTKVMRSQGVENVPDFDSMTRIQIDMNASGGGTEIPEALLNELKNSDVTTITENTKDMARYMFEKMSPQIQKKIDRGISKGESGVRSGIRGMDQSIRRMREAESGMQQGIDGMNRALSKQSEALKKMKKGRAGVHKGYQGVSKGLKEMQKAYDAQQVPFVKEKMKPQLEKLQRKQEELARTEKKMDSGIASLTAAQRKIRQKQDKLKYQKAQMAKAIAGVQEGKREARDTLRKLRIMKKAVPGALAAAETNYMKEIDRRSPEIRKTYQSALNSGFRQVFIMTATASGAGLLLLLMYRKRREENSND
- a CDS encoding MarR family winged helix-turn-helix transcriptional regulator; this encodes MTEAGMSECYMSIGRIMMDYDRQFKGFLKAELAPRELTVAAALVLLALYERDGQTADSLLQTVYYDKSVMTRTLQILEKQGRVRRSRNPQDGRSWLFHLTEKGGEERREITDSLRDWCSIAFRDMDEEEVFSLLQILQNLQKNIRNRG
- a CDS encoding MFS transporter; this encodes MIKLITNHRRWRLAASILSLSLLTVMAGAAVAPALNLIQEHFRDTDPIYVQMIISMPAVFIALTNLFLFKPLSRRLRARTMLLIGLGFYVVFGCLAGAFSDIRLVLICRGLVGVGVGILMPLSTGLISFYFTKDKQAELMGYASAMNMLGGVVATLIAGGLAMVSWRFSFLVYLLGLISVVLCLFWMPNERIYDSGKDVKERGAFRRYLIFVVAIFLVMVTFFIYPADFAMETAKQGIIPQHFIAVIMAAMDVFGFFGGLASAPLRKGLGRNAKFSAPVFFLAGYLCLRFAGGWAGVLAGSFMVGFANGVGVPYIMTAASMQAGKSAATTVMPMLSVSLYTAQFVTPFIISAVKALTLRLGLGDSSYTVAVITAVLLFACCFAMRESGTKEDKADSEKDTTGAEMARTS